The genomic stretch ACTGGCGGCGTCGAGCACGAGGAGGAACGACCGTTCGGCGGCGGCATCGAGCACGACCGAGAGTATCACACCCTCGTCCTCCCCCGCCGTGGCTGCGTCGTCGAGGGCCGGCACGAACACCGGCTCGCCGGGATACGTGTTCGGTTCCTCCCACGTTTCGGTGGTGTGACTCTCGACATCGATCTTGACGAGTCGGTTCTGGAACTCCGCCGGCGGTCGCTTTCGATTGCTCACGCCGTAGACGTAGCGGTACGGGCGAGTGTTCCGGCGCGCGTAGTCGATGGTCGGCAGTTCGACGTGGCCTGCGTAGAGCGTCTCGCGCTCGACGGCGCGCGTCGAGCCCTTTGGAAGGTGATACCGACGGAGTGCGCCCGTCGGCAGAGAGGGTGACGGCGACCGAAGGTTGTCGAGCGAGAGCGCACCGACCACCGACGCGTCGGGGAAGGCCACGAGGTCGAGCACGATCTCCCCGTTCCGCTCGAAGGCGTTGACGTGATGAAAGACGAAGAACGGCTTCGCACGATGGGTCGCAGCCACGTCGCCCGACTCACGGTCGAAGACGATGAAGCGCGTTCCGCGCTCGGGCTTCCACGCGAAGCTTTCGGCCACGCTCGCTCCGCCGAGCAGATCGAGCGGCGAGACGACGAACGGCCCCTCGGTGAGAACGATATGGTTCTCGGTGAGCGCGAAACTATGGAGATAGGCGGGTTCGTCGATCGTCACGCCACCGATGACGTCGGGTTCGGTCCCCCCGTCGGGAATCCGATAGAGCGTGTAGCCTGGCTTCCGGCCGAGGCGCGTCGTGTAGCCGATCGTCTCCCCGCGGCGGGCGTCGTAGTGTGGATGGACGGTCGTCGTGGTGCCCAGCCGCTCCCGCTCGTGATGGCCGCGCG from Halococcus sediminicola encodes the following:
- a CDS encoding carotenoid oxygenase family protein, whose translation is MDHRLGFEPVREECTRKRLPVEGDLPDWLAGTLLRNGPGRFRVGNRPLNHWFDGFALLRRFGIRDGAVVYSNRFLRSEAYEHAREHGALGFREFATDPETGPLGRLKRLVSIAFTDNACVDIEVRGEGFVATTESPRAVSFDPETLATRGHHERERLGTTTTVHPHYDARRGETIGYTTRLGRKPGYTLYRIPDGGTEPDVIGGVTIDEPAYLHSFALTENHIVLTEGPFVVSPLDLLGGASVAESFAWKPERGTRFIVFDRESGDVAATHRAKPFFVFHHVNAFERNGEIVLDLVAFPDASVVGALSLDNLRSPSPSLPTGALRRYHLPKGSTRAVERETLYAGHVELPTIDYARRNTRPYRYVYGVSNRKRPPAEFQNRLVKIDVESHTTETWEEPNTYPGEPVFVPALDDAATAGEDEGVILSVVLDAAAERSFLLVLDAASFTERARAVVPHPIPFGFHGQFYRAGERPTRSMA